The nucleotide sequence CGCCTTCGACATCACGTCCAAGCCACCCGGCACCATTGAATGGGAGTAGGCGGCCGGCGCGGTTGCCCGGCAGCCGGCCTGAAAGCCCGGGGTCATTGCACCCGCAACTGGGTAACTTAGGTATCCCCAGAGAACATTTAGGCTACCCACGAGGTCCGCAGGCCGGCGCCCGGCAGGCAGCTGGCGCCACCCGCTCGGGCCGGCGCCACCGGGCCGGCGACTAGCTGCGCCGGCCGCTCATGTTGGCGTTCGGCGCAGCCCGCTCGACCAGGTCCGGGATGACCGTCCCGAGCTCCGCCGGGTCCCAGCGCTCGCCCTTGTCGATCGCCGGACCGGCGGCCCAGCCCTCCGCGACGCTGATGTGCCCGCCGTGGACGTTGAACACCCGGCCAGTGATGCCGCGCGACTCGGGGCTGCCCAGCCAGACCACGAGCGGTGAGATGTTCGCCGGCGAGCCCGAGTCGAACTGGTCCGGCTGGCGCTCCTTCATGGCGGCGCCCATTCCCAGGTTCTCGGTCATGCGGGTGAGGGCGACGGGAGCGATCGCGTTCACGGTCACGCCGTAGCGCTCGAGCTCCATGGCAGCGATGATGCTGAACGACGCGATCCCCGCCTTGGCAGCCCCGTAGTTGGTCTGGCCCACGTTGCCGTAGATGCCCGAGGGGGAGGAGGTGTTGATGATGCGGGCGTCGTTGTCCTGGCCTGCCTTCGAGCGCTCCCGCCAGTACTCCGCGGCGACCTTGCTGGTTGCGAAGGTGCCGCGCAGGTGGACCTTGATGACCGCGTCCCACTCGTCGACGGTCATATTGACGAGCATCCGGTCGCGAAGGATGCCGGCGTTGTTGACGACGACGTCGAGGCCGCCGAACGTGTCGACGGCCGTCTTGATCAGCCGGGTGGCGCCTTCGAAGTCCGAGATGTCGTCCCCGTTGGCGACGGCCTCGCCCCCCATGGAGCGGATGGTTTCGACTACCTCGCCGGCGGGGCCTTCGGAGCTGCCGGTGCCGTCGACCTCGGCACCGAGGTCGTTGACGACAACCTTGGCGCCCTGGTGGGCGAACTCGAGCGCGTGCTCACGGCCGATTCCCCGGCCGGCGCCCGTGATTACGACAACCCGGTCCTGGCAGATCCCGATCATTTATTCCTCCGTGTATGCGTGCCGGGTAAGCCTGCCGTACCGGGTCCAGTCCACGCCAACGGCGGCCGGGTCACATGTAACCAGTACCGTGGATCGGGCAATGGTGATCGAGGAACCAACCACCGCCGGCGGGGCGGGGCCCTTCGACGGAGCCCCCTCCGCGCTGCTCGCCGGCCTGAATCCGGCGCAGGAGGCCGCGGTAACCCACCCGGAAGGGCCGCTGCTGATCGTCGCCGGCGCCGGCTCCGGCAAGACACGGGTGCTCACCCAGCGGGTCGCCTGGCTGATCGCTGAGAAGGGCGTCTCTCCTTACGAGATCCTGGCGATCACCTTCACGAACAAGGCGGCCGGCGAGATGCGTGAGCGGGTGCAGGCGCTCGTCGGCCCCGTGGCTCAGCGCATGTGGGTGTCCACGTTCCACTCGGCGTGCGTCCGGATACTGCGTCGCGACGCAGCCAGGCTCGGGTACAAGAGCAACTTCACCATCTACGACCAGGCCGACTCGGTTCGCCTCGTCGGATATGTGGTACGCGACCTCGGGCTCGACTCGAAGAAATTCGCACCCAGAGCGATCCACGCCTACATCTCGAATGCCAAGAACGAGCTCGTCGACTTCGAGACGTTCTCGGGCCAGGCCCGCACCCTCATGGAACGCAAGGTCGCGGAGGTCTACCGCGAGTACCAGCAGCGCCTTCTTGCGGCGAACGCCATGGACTTCGACGACCTGCTCCTCGTGACGGTCAGTCTTTTCCAGGCGTGCCCAGATGTGCTGGAGCACTACCGTCACCGCTTCCGCCACGTCCTGGTCGACGAGTACCAGGACACCAACCGGGCGCAAAACGAGCTCGTTCTCCTCCTCGCCGGCGAGCACCGCCAGGTCACCGTCGTCGGAGACTCGGACCAGTCCGTCTACGGCTGGCGCGGTGCGGACATCCGCAACATCCTGCAGTTCGAGGAGGCCTTCCCCGACGCGACCGTCGTCGTGCTCGAACAGAACTACCGCTCGACGCAGACGATCCTGGACGCGGCCAACGCGGTCATCGCCAACAACGCCATCCGCAAGCCGAAAGCTTTGTGGACCGAGCAGGTTGGCGGCGAGTTGGTGGTGCACTACCACGCGGAGGACGAGCACGACGAGGGGTCGTGGCTGGCTTCAGAGGTGACGCGGCTGCACCGCGCCGAGGGCGCCGGGGGTTACGCGTGGGGTGACATTGCCGTCTTCTACCGGGCGAACGCGCAGAGCCGCGCGGTCGAGGAGGAACTCGTACGGCGCGACATCCCGTACAAGGTCGTCGGAGGTACGCGCTTCTATGACCGCAAGGAGGTCAAGGATCTGCTCGCCTACCTGCGGGCGGTCGCCAACCCGGATGACGAGGTGTCGTTGAAGCGGATCGTCAACACTCCGAGGCGTGGTGTCGGCGACACCAGCGTCGACAGGATGGACAGGTGGGCGAAGGGGCACGGCGTCTCGTTTGCCGAGGCGCTCCCCCACGCCGAGGAGGCCGGAGTCAGCGGCAAGGCGCTCGGCGGGGTCCGCACGCTGCAGGAGCTGCTGGAAGAGCTGAGAGACGAAGCGCGTGGCGAGCCGAAGGCGACGCCCGCTCGGCTGCTCGAGGCGGTACTCGACCGCACCGGCTACCTCGCCGAGGTGATGGCGGAGAACACGGTCGAGGCGGCGGGGCGAGTCGAGAACATCGAGGAGCTGATCGGTGCCGCGGGGGAAGCCGACGACCTCGACGAGTTCCTCGAGCAGGTGAGCCTCGTCGCCGACGCGGACGAAGTGGACGGCGACGGGTCGAAGGTCACGCTGATGACGCTGCACACGGCGAAGGGACTCGAGTACCCGGTCGTGTTCCTGATCGGCATGGAAGAGGGGGTTTTCCCGCACCTGCGGTCGCTGGGCGAGCCCGACGAACTCGAGGAGGAGCGCCGGCTCGCGTACGTGGGCATCACCCGTGCACGCGAGAGGCTGTACCTGTCGAACGCTTGGTGCAGGACGCTCTGGGGGCAGACGCAGTACAACCCTCCCAGCAGGTTCATAAAAGAGATTCCCGAGGTGCTGCTACATGCAGCGGAAGGGGGCAGGCGATCCGCGGTCAGAGCGGGCGCCGGCGGGCTGCGGACCCGGGACCAGATAGTCGAGGCGGCGATGCGGCGCGCCAAGGCGGGCCCGGTGCACGGCAGCGGCGCGGATCAGCTCGGGCTGCGCGCCGGCGAGACGGTGGTCCACGCCAAGTGGGGCGAGGGTGTGGTGATCTCGGTCCGTGGTGAAGGCGACAAGGCGGAGGCGAAGGTGCGGTTCCCGTCGGTGGGGGAGAAGCACCTGGCGCTGTCGTTGGCCCCGCTCAAGAGGGCCTGAAGGGGTTCTGCGAACCTCTTCAGGGTCCGGCCGTGCTGCAGAGCACCCCACAGGGGACGGCGAATGCCGGCGCCGGAGCCACCGGCACGTTGATGTGCGAAGGGGTCGCGCCGCCTCGCTGCACCTGGTAGACGCCGCCGACGAGACCGGTTGTCTGCACCGCCGTAGGTCCGAGGTGCGGGGAGTCGCCTGTCGTGAGGGTGACACGCAGTGCCCAGCCGGCCGGGATCTCGGCGAACGTCGGGAACACGGCGATGTCGTAGCGGGTGACCTGGCCCGGCGTCACCGGCTCGCTAGACGCCTGGGTGAAGGGGTGGACGGGCATCAGCAGGTTGCCGTTGCCATCGGTCCACGTCTTGCCGGGGTCCAGCTTGCGGAAGGATCCCAGCAGCGCCCCGGAGGTCAACGGCACGGACTGGCCGGTTGGCGATACCTCCTCGATCGTGGCGACGAACTCCGTGTCCTTGGTGGTGGACGTGGCGTAGACGGTCGCGTCGATCGGCCCGCCGATCACCTCATCGTGCGTGAACGGCGCGGTCGTGTAGGTCAGCGCACCGGGGCCTGCTTCGAGGGTGGCGTCGTTGGTGTCGCACGGGTTGGTGGTGTGGAGTGCTTGGGCCGCGAGCGCGAGGAAACCTCCGCTCCACTGGTCGGATTGCACGCTGCACGGGCTCGTTGCGGAGGTCCACACGACCGGGTCTGCGCCGGCGGTGTTCGGCGCGGTGGAGCTGAGAACGCCGTCGTTCGTCGAAGTCTGCGCCGTGCCGGTGCGGCCAGGTCCGAAGTAGTAGGTGGAGGTGGACGCCTCCTGCAGAGGCCAGTCGGCGGTGTCGATCCACTTGCCGGAGTGGAGCTGCTCGAGATGGAGCGGCGTGGTCGTGGTGGCGAGCGGCGTCTGCTCGCCGCGCAACCAGGTGTCGAACCATTCCAGTTCGATCGCAGCAAGGTTGACTCCGGTGCCCGTTGTGACGTGCTGCCACGGTCCCATCATCAGCTGGTACCTCGGCGTGGCGGGCTGGCCGGCGAGCATCGCAGCATCTGCGGGCCGGCCGCTGGCGAGGTTCTGGAGAGCTGCGTAGTTCTGGAGCTCACCCTGCTGGAATAGGTCGTTCCAGCCGCCGACGAGGAAGGCGGGGATGTTGTCGCCCACGACATCCTGCAGGTAGGTCGCCGGACTGCGCGCCTGCCAGTAGCTGCCGTCGTAGGACTCGTCGCCCCCCGTCTCGACGTTGGCGAGAGTCGCGGCGTCGTAGCTGGCGAGCGCCTGGTTGTGTGCCACTTCGAGCGGGGCGAGATTCTGCAGCCCGCCGGCTATCGGTGCGGGCGAGGCCGACTGGCCGGACTCTGAGAGCGGTTCGAGGGCAGGATTGGCTGCGTTGAGTCCGGCGACGAGGGCGAGGTAGAACGCGCTGAACTCGATGTCGGGGATCCCGCCCTGGGTGACAGTGTCGGAGTAGATGTCGTGGCCGGAGATGATCGGGAACATGGCCTTGACCGGCGAGTTCTGAGGCAGGGCGCTCACGGTGAGGAACTGGTCGATGCCCATGTAGGACTCACCGAACAGCCCGACGTCGCCGCCGGAGTCCGGCAGGTGCGCTGCCCAGTTGACGAGGGTCGCGCCGTCAGTTGCCTGGACCGGGTCGAACAAGCCGAATGTTCCGCCCGAATCGCCCGTGCCGCGCACGTCGGCGATGACCACGATGTATCCCCGATCGACCAGGTAGGGGATGTCGGTGTTGGCGATGGACGCCCCGACCGACGAAGAGTTGCCGGGCGCGAACGACTCCTTGCCGTACGGCGTCTGCTGGAGGAGAACGGGAAACGAACCGGATGCCGCTTTACCGGTCGAGGGGTTTGTGGGGTAGTAGACGTCGGCACGGAGGACGGTGCCGTCGTGGGCCTTCACGGGCTGGTCGGTCTGGACTGCGTAGCCGAAGGTCGCCGCTTCCGGAACCCAGGCGCCGGAGTTCGACTCGGTCGCCCGGGCCACCGGTCCCGTGAGGGCGACTGTGATGAGCGCTGCAGCGCCCGCAGCCAGCCTTCGGAGATTTCTCTTGTGTCCGGCCACGACCTATTTGTTCGCCGCTGGGATGTCGGCGACCTGCGAGAGCGTCAGCAGTTGGCCGGCGGGGGGCCGCTGGCTCCCGGTAGCTCGTAGACCGAGCTGTTGGTCCCGGGGACCGTGGTGGCGGTGGTCGTCGACCCACCGGTAGATCCGGCCGTCGAGCCGGCCGATGAGGACGACTGGCCGCCGGTCCCGGAGGCAGCGGTGTAAGACGACCCGGTGATGACCTCGAGGTTGTAAGGGGTGGGGGTCAGGCTCGAGTCCTCGACCAGAGTGGCGCCTCCCGGCATCTTCGCTCCTACCTGCTGAGCGGCGGTCAGCGAGTCCGGCGCGTAGTGGATCTCGGTGGTGGAGTGGTTGTAGCCGGGCGACGCCGAGTCCACCTTGGTGTAGTAGCCGAGCCCCGAGAGCCACTGACTCATCTGCCCCGCCTGGCCGCCTACCCCGGTGCCGTTGGCGACCTCGATGTTCACCGAGGACGGGGCGACTGTGACCGACGGCATGTTGATCTTGGGGGTCTTGGACGCCGGTGCAGATGACGAGGGCTTGCCGGCCGGTGGCGGGGTGGTGCCGAACGCGTTGAAAGCCGCGATCGCTTCCTTCGCCTGCGGCTGCTGCAATCCGAGCACGTCCGCGCCGCCGGCCGTCACGTAGCTGTACGTCGGCAACGTGATGTTCGGTATCGCCGACGTGTTCATCGTGCGGAAGTCCTTGGCGAGGTCGAGCATCAGGCTGGTGCTGAACTTGCTGTCCACCGTGAGGTTCTTGGTGACACCGCCGATCACGTTGTTGAGCGCGATCGGGTTGGTGAACTCGCTCTCCGCCTTTTTGATCATCTTCTTGATGAAAGCTTGCTGGCGCTGGATTCGAGCGAGGTCACTGAGGCCCTCGGAGTGCCAGTAGCCGTCCAGCTTGTACTGGTAGTGGCGTGACCGGACGAACGCGAGTGCCTGGTCGCCGACGAGCGTGTAGCAACCGGGGGTCGGGATGTTGAGCAGCGAGTACGGGTCACGGGCGGGCGTCGGGAAGTAGAACTTGACGCCGCCAACGGCGTTGCTGATATCGCGGAAGGTGTCGAAGTTGATCTCGGCGTAGTGGTCGACCGGGATGCCGAGATCCTGGGTGATCGTCTGGACCAGCAGCGAGGCCCCTGTGTCGAACGCGGAGTTGATCCGGTTGGAACCGTGGCCGGGGATCGGCCCCCAGAGGTCGCGCGGTATCGACAGCATCATCAGCTGACGCGTTGACGGCACGACCCTGACGAGGATGATCGTGTCCGAACGTTGGCCCCCTACCTGCGAGGCGCCTCCGAACTGGGTGTTGTCACCGCCGGCCGCGATCGCGGCGCGGCTGTCGCTTCCCACTATCAGGAGCGTGAACGGCTTCCCGTTGCTGGTGTCGGTGCCCGTCAGCGTCGGGATGGTCTTGGTCTTGATCTGGCCGAAGCGCCACTGCACGTACCCGTAGGCGCCCGCCACCCCGACGACCGTCAGAGCGACGAGGACGTTGGCCAAGACAAGGACACGCCGCGGCCACCGCCTGGGCCTGATCAGCTCGCCGCCTGCGGCGAGGCGCGGCGGCAGAGACGGCGGTCGCCTTGTTTGGGGCGCGTGCCGCCCACGTCGTGGGCGCTCTCGCTGGCCCCAACTTTCATCGACGGGCGGCCGACGGTAGACGGTGCGGGGGGATTTGTCGTCGGAGGATCCGATGCCACGATTTTACCTGTGATGATGTCAGCGTTGGCTTCAGGGCGGCCCCACCAGGCGGGACTCGGGTTGGCCCGCCCAGGCGGTGACCTGCGATCATCGGTGTCGATGCAACGGCCCTACCGGGTGGTGGTCGCCAAGCCCGGACTCGACGGTCACGACCGAGGTGCACGCGTGATCGCCCGCGCCTTGCGCGAGGCCGGGTTCGAGGTCATCTACACGGGCCTGCACCAGACTCCGGAGCAGATCGCCGAGACCGTGATCCAAGAGGACGCCGACGCGGTCGGCCTGTCGATCCTGTCGGGGGCCCACATGACGCTGTTCCCCCGGATCATCGCCGAGTTGTCCGGCCGGGGAGCGGGCGATGTGCTCGTCTTCGCCGGCGGGATCATCCCGGCCACCGACATACAGCGGCTCGCCGAGGCGGGGGTGGCGCGGATATTCACGCCCGGTGCTCCCTTGGGCGACATCACAGGCTGGCTCGAGCAGGCCCTCGACGAGCGGGAGAAGAGCGTCACCTAGTCCGCGGCGCCCGGCCCCCCCTTTCCCCCCAATACCGAAATCAAACAGGAGCAAGAGTGGATCTCTTCGAGTACCAGGGCAAGCAGTACTTCGCCCGGTTCGGCATACCCGTCTCAGCCGGTGGCGTTGCCGACACGGTCGAGGAGGCCGTCGCCGCGGCGAACAAGGCCGGCTATCCGGTCGTCGTCAAGGCGCAGGTGCAGGTGGGTGGGCGCGGCAAGGCCGGCGGCGTGAAGCTCGCCAACGACAAAGCCGAGGTCCGCACCCACGCCTCCAACATCCTCGGCCTGGACATCAAGGGCCACGTCGTCCGGAGGCTGTGGGTCGAGCACGCTTCGGACATCGCCAAGGAGTACTACGCCAGCTTCACTCTCGACCGCGGTGCGAAGAAGTACCTGGCGATGGTCTCGGCGAAGGGAGGCGTCGAGGTCGAGACGGTCGCAGAGGAGGACCCGACCGCGATAGCGCGCCTGTACATCGATCCGGCATCGGGTTTCAGCGAGGGTGCGGCCGCGAAGCTCGTCGAGGAAGCCGGACTTGATCCCGAGGCACGCGAAGGCGCGGCGAAGATCCTGGTCGACCTCTACCGCTGCTACGTCGAAGGCGACGCGGATCTCGTCGAGATCAACCCGCTCATCCTCACTCCTGAGGGGAAGGTGCACGCGCTCGACGCGAAGGTGACCCTCGACGACAACGCGTCGTTCCGCCATCCCGAGTGGGACGAGTTCCGCGACATCGACGAGTTCGACGAGCGTGAGCGGCTCGCCCGCAGCAAGGGTCTGCAGTACGTAGGGCTAGACGGCTACGTCGGCATCATCGCGAACGGGGCCGGTCTTGCGATGAGCACCTGCGACGTCGTCAACCAGGTCGGCGGATCCCCGGCGAACTTCCTCGACATCGGCGGCGGTGCCAACGCCGAGGTGATGGCCAACGCCCTGGAGGTGATCAGCTCGGACGCAAAGGTCCGGTCGATATTCGTAAACATCTTTGGAGGCATAACCCGGGGGGAGGAGGTCGCCACCGGAATCGTGCAGGCTCTGGGACGAGTAGAGATCAAAGCGCCGATGGTGATCCGCCTCGACGGGACCAACGCGGAGGAGGGCCGGCAGATACTGCAGTCCGTGCTCTCGGACACGGTGCTTTCGTCGCCGACGATGTTGGATGCGGCCCGCAAGGCCGTCGAGCTCGCGGGAGCTGTGCAATGAGTGTTTTTGTTGACGAGAAGACCAAGGTCGTGGTGCAGGGCCTCACGGGCGGGCAGGGCCGCTTTCACGGGTTGCGCAACAAGGCGTACGGGACGCAGGTAGTCGCCGGCGTCACCCCCGGAAAGGGTGGTCAGGACGTCGAGGGAATACCGGTCTTCGACACCGTGGCCGAAGCCGTTGCGGCCACGGGGGCGAACGCCTCGTTCGTATCGGTGCCGCCCAAGGGGGCGGCGGCAGCGATCCTCGAGGCTGCTGAAGCTGGCATCCCGTTCGTCGTGTGCATCACCGAGGGCATCCCGGCCCACGACGAGGCGCGCGTGTTCAACACGCTGGTCGAGTCGTATCCCGCTACGAGGCTCCTCGGGCCCAACTGCCCTGGGATCATCAGCCCCGGCAAGTGCAACATAGGGATCACCGCCGGCGAGATCGCGCTGCCCGGCGGCCCCGTGGGGATCGTCTCACGCTCGGGAACGTTGACCTACCAGGCGTTGTACGAACTGAAGCAGCTCGGCATCGGTGTAACTACTTGCGTCGGCATCGGCGGCGACCCGGTTCCCGGTACCAACTTCGTCGACTGCCTCGCAGCGTTCGAGTCCGATCCGGAGACGAAGGCGATCGCCATGTTCGGGGAGATCGGCGGCTCCGAAGAGGAGAAGGCAGCGGACTTCATCGCCAAGGAGGTCACGAAGCCCGTGGTGGCTTACATCGCCGGCGTCACTGCTCCTCCCGGCAAGAAGATGGGCCACGCCGGCGCCATCATCTCCGGGTCGAAAGGGACGGCTCAGGCGAAGATGGAAGCCCTCGCCGCTGCCGGCGTGCACGTCGTCCACAATCCGACCGAGGCCGGCGAGAAGATGGCGGAGATCGTCAAAGGTCTCTGATCTCTAGGAAGCTCTAAGCGGGGACTTCTCCGCGAGCAGCATCTTGAGATACTCACGGTCCGCTTTGCCGAGGCCACCCTGCGCCAGGCGCTCCCGGACCTCTTCGAACGTCATGGTCTTGCCGGCCTCGTACAAGGCCGGCGTGATGACGCGGTCGGTGATGCTCTCGTCCATTCGTTCCTTCTGGGCGTTCTTCTCGCCGACCTTCTTGGTGACCTTGGTCTGCTCGGAGAGAGTGTTGAGCTCCTTCAGGTACAGCGACGCCTTGTCCTTGGGCTGGGTGGCGACTATGAAGCGGCGCAACTTCTCGATGCTCGGGGTCAGGTCGGCGCCGAACTGACTGACAAGGAAGCCGCGGCCCCGGTCACCGCGCTCTTTGTAATTGACGAGGTTCTTGATCTCCCGTAACCGGCGCAGCTTCTCGGTCTTCTCGCTTGCCATCTGCCCGAGCTTGGCGAGCTTCAACGGTGCGGTGACGGCCTTCTTGACATAACCCCCGAACTTCTCGAAACCGCCCTTGATCTTGTCCCCGGTCGTCTGGTTGGCCTCCGCCTGCGCATTGGATTCCTGCTGGCGGGCGTACGTATCGAGATCCTGGTATGTCTCGTCCTTCTCGCCCCCCCCGAGCGATGCCAGGGCGTCGCCAACGGATTGGACCCCGTTGGCGAGCTTCATACGAGCCGTCTGCTGCTCGTCGTCCTGGCCGAGCTTGTCGAGCATCCGCTCGTGGATCTCCGCCATCGACAGCCGCTGTGCCTCCCCCAAGGGGATGCCGTAGGCCGCCAGCACATTCAGCACTCCCTTCTCGGGTTCGGTGAGCTTCTCGCCTCCGGCCAGTCTCTCGAGAGCCCTCTTCGCTGCGAGGATCACCGTGTCGACGGAGTAGCCGATGTCGGTCTTGATCAGCTTCTTGCCTGATCCTTCGACCTGGAGCGCGCCCTCCTTGCGGGCATCCTGGGTCTTCGATCGGTAGACATCCAATGCGACGAAGTTCGCGACCTTGTTGGCGATCGTGAGTGCTGATGCACCGCTGCGTATGGCGGCGGGGATGCCCATGCCGCCGGCGGTGGCGATCTCGGCGATGCTCGCCCCGATGCGGATTCCGTTCGCGGTCGCCCCCACGACTTCTGTGCTGATCTGGATCTTGTTCTCGACAGTGGTGCGTGTCAGCGCGAGCGCCAAGGGCTGGTTGCCTGCTTCCGAAGCGTCCTTTTCCGCGGCGGCCGTGTTGGCCAGGCGCTCCGTCGGCGGGTCGACCGCGATGACGTTGCCGACGTAGCCGGCGATCCCGGCAGCGATGGCGACGCCCGGGATGGCATTGGCGAAACCCGGGTCGTGCGAAAGCGTCTCGTTGAACTTGGTGATGACCTTCAGTGTGTTGCGAGCAGCGGTCACGGCTTGCTTGACGAGGCCGACCGACTGCAGAGCGATCTTGACGTTCGCGTCCTTGTCCAGCTTGTCGTTGTCACGGTCGTTGACGAGGCGAGCGATCTTGACCGCCTTGGAAAAGATGCCGCCGACGGCTTTCAGACCGCCACCGATGCTTCCCATGATCCCCTTGAACAGTGACTTCTGACCAGTGTTGAGCGTGTTCTTGTCCGCCTTGTTGCCGATCAGCGTGCCGGCCTTGGTTCCGATGCTCCCGACGGTGCCGACCACGCCGACCGCGGTCCCCGCGTCCCTCAGGTGGGAGTCGAACTTGCTCTCCATGTTCTTGCGGACCGACTTCTTGGCCTCCTCGCGCAGGCGCCACTTCTCGGCGTCGCTGACCCGGTCCACGCCGAGGGTTGCCTTCACCTCCTCCAGCTTCTTCTGGTAGGACTCGTCGATAGCGATCTTGGCGTCCATGGCCATCTCGAACAGCTTGCGCTGCAGGGCGCCGGGGCCTTTGAGGTCGGTGAGCTTCTGTTCCGCCTTGCGGATCCCCTCCTCGTTGTTCGACTCCTTGGCGGTTTCCAGCTCGGCGTTCGCAGCCTCGACCTCGCCCGAGATCAGACGCTCGGCGCGCCGCTGCATCTGGCGCTTGAAGGCGACGTCTTTCTCCAATTCGTCGACGATGTCCTTGGGGGACAGTTCCATCGGGTCGCCGACACCCGGCTTGAAGCCGAGCTCCTCCGAGCGCTTGGTCAGCGCCTCCGAGATCTTCGACTGCTTCTCGCCGCCCTCTGTGTTCCTGGTCTGGTCGATCTCCCTCTTCACCACGTCGAACTCGCTGAAGAGGGGGAGATACCGCTGGATGTCGGGTGGCGCCTGCGAGAAAGCGGTCTTGGCGGCCACTTCGGGAGACATCCCCTTGGAGATGAGCTTGTCCCTGAGGTCCAGCCAGCCTTGAACCTGGTCTTTGACCCTGCCCATCTCTGTGGTGCCCTCTTCCGAGGTCATGTGCTTGGCCTTGGTCTTCTCCCAGGTCTGCTTGGGAGGCTTGGGCTTCTTCTTGAAGAGGTCGCCGATCCCGCGCTGGAGTGCCAACGCGCCCGTCGTCGACGGGGCGTGGCCCGAGGAGATGAGCCCGGACACCGCCCGGTTGCCGGCGGTGCGCTGGAGTTGGAGTATGGGTTCGGCGTGAGAAACCTGAGGTCCGGGGTCTTTGGCCGACGCTCGGGTCGACTGAGTCGTCGTTGTCGGCGCTCCGACGGAGACCCTCGCGCGCTCTCGGCTCACCGCTTTATCCCCCCGCGGGCTCCTCCGCGTTCCTGTCCCTCGAGCCAGCTAAGCGAAGGCACCGCATACCCCCTGACGATGTCACCGACGAATGTAACTCCGTCGGGCTTTCCCGAACGGGCATTTCTACAGAGCGCGGGGGTTCAGCGGGCTCTGCGCTCCGCCGCGGCGACGGTGTTGCGCAGGAGCATCGCCACGGTGGTGACCCCGACGCCGCCAAGCCTCGGGGTGATCCATCCCGCAACCTCGGCGCACGATTCTTCCACGTCGGACAGGACGCGGCGCCCCTCCCAGCTCATGCCTCCCCCGATCACGCATGCTCCCGGACGGATCACGCCGGGGGTGATCATCGACGGGACACCGGCAGCGCCCACGACGATGTCGGCTCTTCGGGTGTACTCGGCCCAGTCCGGCACGCCCGTATGGACGGTGGTCACGGCGGCGTTGGCGCCGGGTTCCTTGAGCGACAGGAGCATCGACAGCGGCCGGCCGAGTGTCGGTCCTCGGCCGACGATCACCACGTTTCGCCCGGCGACGGGGACGTCGTAGTGGGAGAGCATCGCCGTGATGCCCAAGGGGGTGCAGGGCCGCGGGGCTTCGGTGTCGCCCAGTGCGAGCAGACCCAGGTTCGTCGGGTGGAGTCCGTCGGCATCCTTCCTTGGGTCGATCGCGGCGACCGCTTCGTTGAAGTCGAACCCGGGTGGGACGGGATGCTGGATCAGGTATCCGTCGACGCCCGGGTCCGAGTTCAGCTGCCGGACGGCCGCGAGCAGTTCGGACTGGGAAGCGTCTGCTGAGATGCGGACGTCCACGGACGTGATCCCGACGGCCTCGCACGCTTGGTGCTTCTTGGCCACGTAACCGGCGCTCGCCGGGTCGTCCCCGACCAGCACCGTGGCCAGGCCCACCGAACGACCCTCCGCGGCCAGCTT is from Acidimicrobiales bacterium and encodes:
- the sucC gene encoding ADP-forming succinate--CoA ligase subunit beta, giving the protein MDLFEYQGKQYFARFGIPVSAGGVADTVEEAVAAANKAGYPVVVKAQVQVGGRGKAGGVKLANDKAEVRTHASNILGLDIKGHVVRRLWVEHASDIAKEYYASFTLDRGAKKYLAMVSAKGGVEVETVAEEDPTAIARLYIDPASGFSEGAAAKLVEEAGLDPEAREGAAKILVDLYRCYVEGDADLVEINPLILTPEGKVHALDAKVTLDDNASFRHPEWDEFRDIDEFDERERLARSKGLQYVGLDGYVGIIANGAGLAMSTCDVVNQVGGSPANFLDIGGGANAEVMANALEVISSDAKVRSIFVNIFGGITRGEEVATGIVQALGRVEIKAPMVIRLDGTNAEEGRQILQSVLSDTVLSSPTMLDAARKAVELAGAVQ
- the sucD gene encoding succinate--CoA ligase subunit alpha; translated protein: MSVFVDEKTKVVVQGLTGGQGRFHGLRNKAYGTQVVAGVTPGKGGQDVEGIPVFDTVAEAVAATGANASFVSVPPKGAAAAILEAAEAGIPFVVCITEGIPAHDEARVFNTLVESYPATRLLGPNCPGIISPGKCNIGITAGEIALPGGPVGIVSRSGTLTYQALYELKQLGIGVTTCVGIGGDPVPGTNFVDCLAAFESDPETKAIAMFGEIGGSEEEKAADFIAKEVTKPVVAYIAGVTAPPGKKMGHAGAIISGSKGTAQAKMEALAAAGVHVVHNPTEAGEKMAEIVKGL
- a CDS encoding tetrahydrofolate dehydrogenase/cyclohydrolase catalytic domain-containing protein, translating into MSAIVMSGAPVADAIIADVRNRVEKLAAEGRSVGLATVLVGDDPASAGYVAKKHQACEAVGITSVDVRISADASQSELLAAVRQLNSDPGVDGYLIQHPVPPGFDFNEAVAAIDPRKDADGLHPTNLGLLALGDTEAPRPCTPLGITAMLSHYDVPVAGRNVVIVGRGPTLGRPLSMLLSLKEPGANAAVTTVHTGVPDWAEYTRRADIVVGAAGVPSMITPGVIRPGACVIGGGMSWEGRRVLSDVEESCAEVAGWITPRLGGVGVTTVAMLLRNTVAAAERRAR